In Ilumatobacter fluminis, the following proteins share a genomic window:
- a CDS encoding DNA glycosylase AlkZ-like family protein — MRVSREQIVSYRLQVNRLGRRTAFDDAGLRAASHAGVQDSMPRAAVLSLHARLEGVRPDVLDDPRLEQVWGPKFSAYVVASGDRAPFTLGRLPRRGARRERALRMADDLRQFLDGRTMTYAEAGRAMGVDPNALRYGTLTGTIVIRWEGSGRPTVTSVEAPDVDEEDARHELARRFLHVFGPAKVDDFGQWAGVNATEARTTFDELASEVVPVETPLGDAVVLARDETTLAHSTGRPEGVRLLPSGDALYLLWGSQRELFVADETRRPELWTPRVWPGALLVDGEIAGTWSRRGTKVAVDPWRTLTSDEQTAIDDEVANLPLP, encoded by the coding sequence ATGCGGGTGAGCCGGGAGCAGATCGTCTCGTACCGCTTGCAGGTGAACCGGCTCGGACGACGCACGGCGTTCGACGATGCCGGCCTGCGGGCGGCGTCGCACGCCGGGGTGCAGGACTCGATGCCGCGAGCCGCTGTGTTGTCGCTGCACGCACGGCTCGAGGGAGTTCGGCCCGACGTGCTCGACGACCCACGGCTCGAGCAGGTGTGGGGTCCGAAGTTCAGCGCCTACGTGGTGGCATCGGGCGATCGGGCGCCGTTCACACTCGGCCGGCTGCCGCGTCGCGGTGCTCGGCGCGAGCGGGCGCTTCGGATGGCCGACGACCTCCGGCAGTTCCTCGACGGGCGGACGATGACGTACGCCGAGGCCGGTCGGGCGATGGGCGTCGATCCGAATGCGCTCCGCTACGGCACCTTGACCGGCACCATCGTCATCCGATGGGAGGGGTCGGGGCGCCCGACGGTGACGAGCGTCGAGGCACCCGACGTCGACGAGGAAGATGCTCGGCACGAGCTCGCACGACGGTTCCTCCACGTGTTCGGGCCCGCGAAGGTGGACGACTTCGGGCAGTGGGCCGGCGTGAACGCGACCGAGGCACGAACGACGTTCGACGAACTCGCATCGGAGGTGGTGCCGGTCGAGACCCCGCTCGGCGACGCCGTGGTGCTCGCACGCGATGAGACGACGCTGGCGCACTCGACCGGCCGGCCCGAGGGCGTGCGGCTGCTGCCGAGCGGCGATGCGCTGTACCTGCTCTGGGGTTCGCAGCGGGAGTTGTTCGTCGCGGACGAGACGCGCCGGCCCGAACTCTGGACACCGCGGGTCTGGCCGGGCGCGCTCCTTGTCGACGGTGAGATCGCCGGCACCTGGAGCCGCCGTGGTACGAAGGTGGCGGTCGATCCCTGGCGCACCCTGACCAGCGACGAACAGACGGCAATCGACGACGAGGTCGCCAACCTCCCGCTGCCCTAG
- the hydA gene encoding dihydropyrimidinase translates to MSTTLFANGTIVSATGRQAGDVLVDGERIVAILAPGQAESMGVVADRTVDATGKYVIPGGIDAHTHMELPFGGTFASDTFETGTIAAAWGGITTIVDFAVQKTGELVQDGLAAWHEKAAGNCAIDYAFHQIIGGVDDDSLKAMDYLVDNEGITSFKLFMAYPGVFYSDDGQILRAMQKAGENGAMIMMHAENGIAIDVLVAQALARGETDPMYHSLTRPAELEGEATHRAIELSKVAGNVPLYIVHMSASEALEEVAAAQHAGLNVFAETCPQYLYLSLEDHLMQPGFEGAKWVCSTPLRTKHEHHQKDLWKGLRMNELAIVSTDHCPFCMKDQKELGLGNFSAIPNGIGSVEHRMELLYQGVVTGELTLERWVETCCTTPARMFGLDKKGAIAPGMDADIVVWDPNTKTKLGINDKHHMNMDHSAWEGFEIDGKVDTVMARGMVVMENDTFTGKVGHGQYVKRGLSQYLH, encoded by the coding sequence ATGTCCACCACACTGTTCGCCAACGGCACGATCGTGTCGGCCACCGGCCGCCAAGCCGGCGACGTCCTCGTCGACGGTGAGCGAATCGTCGCCATCCTCGCCCCCGGCCAGGCCGAGTCGATGGGCGTCGTCGCCGACCGCACCGTCGACGCCACCGGCAAGTACGTCATCCCGGGTGGCATCGACGCCCACACCCACATGGAGCTGCCCTTCGGCGGCACCTTCGCCAGCGACACGTTCGAGACCGGCACCATCGCCGCGGCGTGGGGCGGCATCACCACGATCGTCGACTTCGCCGTCCAGAAGACCGGCGAGCTCGTCCAGGACGGCCTCGCCGCTTGGCACGAGAAGGCCGCCGGCAACTGTGCGATCGACTACGCCTTCCACCAGATCATCGGCGGCGTCGACGACGACTCGCTGAAGGCGATGGACTACCTCGTCGACAACGAAGGCATCACCAGCTTCAAGCTGTTCATGGCGTACCCCGGCGTCTTCTACTCCGACGACGGCCAGATCCTGCGGGCCATGCAGAAGGCCGGCGAGAACGGCGCCATGATCATGATGCACGCCGAGAACGGCATCGCGATCGACGTGCTCGTCGCCCAGGCGCTCGCCCGCGGTGAGACCGATCCGATGTACCACTCGCTCACCCGGCCGGCCGAGCTCGAGGGCGAGGCGACGCACCGGGCGATCGAACTCTCGAAGGTCGCCGGCAACGTGCCGCTCTACATCGTGCACATGTCGGCGTCGGAAGCGCTCGAAGAGGTCGCCGCCGCACAGCACGCCGGACTGAACGTATTCGCCGAGACGTGCCCGCAGTACCTGTACCTCTCGCTCGAGGACCACCTCATGCAGCCGGGCTTCGAAGGCGCCAAGTGGGTGTGTTCCACCCCGCTGCGCACCAAGCACGAGCACCACCAGAAAGATCTCTGGAAGGGCCTGCGCATGAACGAGCTGGCGATCGTCTCGACCGACCACTGCCCGTTCTGCATGAAGGATCAGAAGGAACTCGGTCTCGGCAACTTCTCGGCCATCCCGAACGGGATCGGCTCCGTCGAGCACCGGATGGAGCTGCTCTACCAGGGTGTCGTCACCGGCGAACTCACCCTCGAGCGCTGGGTCGAGACGTGCTGCACCACCCCGGCGCGCATGTTCGGCCTCGACAAGAAGGGCGCGATCGCCCCGGGCATGGACGCCGACATCGTCGTGTGGGATCCGAACACGAAGACCAAGCTCGGTATCAACGACAAGCACCACATGAACATGGACCACTCCGCGTGGGAGGGCTTCGAGATCGACGGCAAGGTCGACACCGTCATGGCCCGCGGCATGGTCGTCATGGAGAACGACACCTTCACCGGCAAGGTCGGCCACGGCCAATACGTCAAGCGAGGACTCAGCCAGTACCTCCACTGA
- a CDS encoding nitrilase-related carbon-nitrogen hydrolase, which yields MANIVKAALLQTDWTGDKESMIDKHEEAAREAAAQGAQIICFQELFYGPYFCQVQDAEYYSYTEYIPDGPTTQRFMSVAKELGMVMVLPMYEAVNTGHYYNTAAVIDADGTYLGKYRKQHIPQVKGFWEKFYFTPGTEGYPIFDTAVGKVGVYICYDRHFPEGWRILGLNGAEIVFNPSATHRGLSEYLWRLEQPAAAVANMYYVGAINRVGIEPLGENDFYGQSYFVDPRGQFVGEPGDAYKPELIVRDLDLDLIREVRHGWQFYRDRRPEAYDEITAH from the coding sequence ATGGCGAACATCGTGAAGGCAGCCCTGCTGCAGACCGACTGGACCGGCGACAAGGAGTCGATGATCGACAAGCACGAGGAGGCCGCTCGTGAAGCCGCCGCCCAGGGTGCTCAGATCATCTGCTTCCAGGAGCTCTTCTACGGGCCCTACTTCTGCCAGGTGCAGGACGCCGAGTACTACAGCTACACCGAGTACATCCCCGACGGACCCACGACGCAGCGCTTCATGAGCGTCGCCAAAGAGCTCGGCATGGTGATGGTGCTGCCGATGTACGAAGCCGTCAACACCGGCCACTACTACAACACCGCTGCGGTCATCGACGCCGACGGCACGTACCTCGGCAAGTACCGCAAGCAGCACATTCCGCAGGTGAAGGGCTTCTGGGAGAAGTTCTACTTCACGCCCGGCACCGAGGGGTATCCGATCTTCGACACCGCCGTCGGCAAGGTCGGCGTGTACATCTGCTACGACCGCCACTTCCCCGAAGGCTGGCGCATCCTCGGTCTCAACGGCGCCGAGATCGTCTTCAACCCGTCGGCGACGCACCGCGGCCTCAGCGAGTACCTGTGGCGGCTCGAGCAGCCCGCCGCCGCCGTCGCGAACATGTACTACGTCGGCGCGATCAACCGGGTCGGCATCGAACCGCTCGGCGAGAACGACTTCTACGGCCAGAGCTACTTCGTCGATCCGCGTGGCCAGTTCGTCGGCGAGCCCGGCGATGCGTACAAGCCCGAGCTGATCGTGCGCGACCTCGACCTCGACCTCATCCGTGAGGTCCGCCACGGCTGGCAGTTCTACCGCGACCGCCGTCCCGAGGCCTACGACGAGATCACGGCCCACTGA
- a CDS encoding Dyp-type peroxidase, whose protein sequence is MAIPQPGIFAIGTKAHHHLQFDLTGEPSELLACIGAIRDGNGTVAGANIVVGFAPSLTERLWPGQVPTGLADFEPIVGDGGYTMPADQHDLWIWLHGASEDAMLVVARQAVEALAGVAELAAEEQPFVYRTSLDLTGFEDGTENPPIDEAISAAVVPDGEPGAYGSVALLQRWEHDLSGFEQLSPHDQELVFGRTLVDNEELPDLDDHPSAHIARVVIEDDDGDELEVFRRSAPFGGVRVNGLMFLAFSSDRARVQTMLERMAGVDGIRDRITEYSTPTAGAWYYTPPIDLLH, encoded by the coding sequence ATGGCGATCCCCCAACCCGGCATCTTCGCGATCGGCACGAAAGCGCATCACCACCTCCAGTTCGACCTCACCGGTGAGCCGTCCGAGCTCCTGGCTTGCATCGGAGCGATCCGAGACGGCAACGGCACCGTCGCCGGCGCCAACATCGTGGTCGGTTTCGCGCCCTCGCTCACCGAGCGGCTCTGGCCCGGCCAGGTGCCGACCGGTCTGGCCGACTTCGAACCGATCGTCGGCGACGGTGGCTACACGATGCCGGCCGACCAGCACGACCTGTGGATCTGGCTGCACGGCGCGTCGGAGGATGCGATGCTCGTCGTCGCACGACAGGCCGTCGAGGCGTTGGCGGGGGTCGCCGAGCTGGCGGCCGAGGAGCAGCCGTTCGTCTACCGGACGAGCCTCGACCTGACCGGTTTCGAGGACGGCACCGAGAACCCGCCGATCGACGAGGCGATCAGCGCCGCTGTCGTTCCCGACGGCGAACCGGGTGCGTACGGCAGCGTCGCCCTGCTGCAGCGCTGGGAGCACGACCTGAGCGGGTTCGAGCAGCTGTCGCCCCACGATCAGGAGCTCGTCTTCGGCCGGACGCTCGTCGACAACGAGGAGCTGCCCGATCTCGACGACCATCCGAGCGCCCACATCGCACGCGTCGTGATCGAGGACGACGACGGTGACGAACTCGAGGTGTTCCGTCGCTCTGCCCCGTTCGGCGGTGTTCGGGTGAACGGATTGATGTTCCTCGCCTTCAGTTCCGACCGGGCACGGGTCCAGACGATGCTCGAACGGATGGCCGGCGTCGACGGCATCCGTGACCGCATCACCGAGTACTCGACCCCCACCGCCGGCGCCTGGTACTACACCCCACCCATCGACCTCCTGCACTGA
- a CDS encoding putative selenate ABC transporter substrate-binding protein has translation MNARTTHASWRADEPSINETNPSAATSSRRRTRRSVAALAVLALGLAACGSDDDASDEPSDDTTSDTPDTSSTGTEPTLPTTDEPAEGGTLRIGAIPDQDPDVLQRQFGLVTDHLEAETGFDVEYVPVTDYQGAVSGFAVGDLDLVWFGGLTGVQARLEVDGAHATVQRDIDAEFTSVFIAGADVGIEPFDDVAGLSAVADHSLTFGSESSTSGRLMPQHFLAEAGVDVESDITGEVGFSGSHDATIEVVEAGSYEVGALNSQVWDARVEAGEVDTDAVVEIFRTPTYYDYHWVAHPSIDERFGDGATDDITAAFLALSIDDPADAEILELFGAGAFIETTDENYAAIEAVARDIGAIR, from the coding sequence ATGAACGCCCGCACGACGCACGCCAGTTGGCGAGCAGACGAACCGTCCATCAACGAGACCAACCCCTCCGCTGCGACGTCATCTCGGCGCCGCACCCGGCGCTCCGTCGCCGCACTCGCCGTGCTCGCCCTCGGGCTCGCAGCCTGCGGCAGCGACGACGACGCCTCCGACGAACCGTCCGATGACACGACGTCCGACACCCCAGACACCTCGTCGACGGGCACCGAGCCCACCCTTCCCACCACCGACGAACCGGCCGAGGGCGGCACCCTGCGCATCGGCGCCATCCCCGACCAGGACCCCGACGTCCTGCAACGCCAGTTCGGTCTCGTGACCGACCATCTCGAGGCCGAAACCGGCTTCGACGTCGAGTACGTCCCCGTCACCGACTACCAGGGCGCCGTCAGCGGCTTCGCCGTCGGCGACCTCGACCTCGTCTGGTTCGGCGGCCTCACCGGCGTGCAGGCCCGCCTCGAAGTCGACGGCGCACACGCCACCGTGCAGCGCGACATCGACGCCGAGTTCACCTCCGTGTTCATCGCCGGCGCCGACGTCGGCATCGAACCCTTCGACGACGTCGCCGGACTCTCGGCGGTCGCCGACCACTCACTCACCTTCGGTTCCGAGTCGTCGACCAGCGGCCGCCTGATGCCGCAGCACTTCCTGGCGGAGGCCGGTGTCGACGTCGAGTCCGACATCACGGGCGAAGTCGGCTTCTCCGGGTCGCACGACGCCACGATCGAGGTCGTCGAAGCCGGCTCGTACGAGGTCGGTGCCCTCAACTCGCAGGTGTGGGACGCCCGCGTCGAAGCCGGCGAGGTCGACACCGACGCCGTCGTCGAGATCTTCCGCACGCCGACGTACTACGACTACCACTGGGTCGCCCACCCCTCCATCGACGAGCGATTCGGTGACGGCGCCACCGACGACATCACCGCGGCGTTCCTCGCGCTGTCGATCGACGACCCGGCCGACGCCGAGATCCTCGAACTGTTCGGCGCCGGTGCGTTCATCGAGACGACCGACGAGAACTACGCGGCGATCGAAGCGGTCGCACGCGACATCGGCGCCATCCGCTGA
- a CDS encoding phosphonate ABC transporter ATP-binding protein has translation MSTPAVRLSGVDVTYPNGTHALVGVDLTIDVGERVALVGPSGGGKSTLLNLLSGRLLLDGADVAGEVGVLGADPGALRGRKRRRQAVRVGTVRQGLDLVGPLRVVHNVNAGRLGTWSAVRSLVSLARPAERAEAASAVERFGLDPALLDVTVDELSGGQRQRVAVARVFRQAPELLLADEPIASLDPGLSELVLEMVVDPTAPWSTSIVSLHQPDFARRFATRVVGVRDGRVAFDVPVEQLTERHLATVYER, from the coding sequence GTGTCCACCCCGGCCGTTCGGCTGTCGGGGGTCGACGTCACCTATCCGAACGGCACGCACGCGCTGGTCGGGGTCGACCTCACGATCGATGTCGGTGAACGGGTCGCGCTCGTCGGGCCGTCGGGCGGCGGCAAGTCGACACTGCTCAACCTGTTGAGCGGGCGACTGCTGCTCGACGGCGCCGACGTGGCGGGCGAGGTCGGCGTGCTCGGCGCCGACCCCGGTGCGCTGCGCGGACGAAAGCGGCGGCGTCAGGCGGTGCGGGTCGGGACCGTCCGGCAGGGTCTCGACCTGGTCGGTCCACTGCGCGTCGTGCACAACGTGAACGCGGGTCGGCTCGGCACGTGGTCGGCGGTGCGCTCGTTGGTGTCGCTCGCGCGACCGGCCGAACGTGCCGAGGCAGCGAGCGCAGTCGAGCGGTTCGGGCTCGACCCGGCGCTCCTCGACGTGACGGTCGACGAACTGTCGGGCGGTCAACGACAGCGTGTCGCGGTCGCCCGCGTGTTCCGGCAGGCGCCTGAGCTGCTCCTCGCCGACGAGCCGATCGCCAGTCTCGATCCGGGCCTGAGCGAGCTCGTCCTGGAGATGGTCGTCGACCCGACGGCACCGTGGTCGACGTCGATCGTGAGCCTGCACCAGCCCGACTTCGCTCGGCGGTTCGCCACCCGCGTCGTCGGCGTGCGCGACGGCAGGGTCGCGTTCGACGTGCCGGTCGAACAGTTGACCGAGCGACACCTCGCCACCGTCTACGAACGATGA
- a CDS encoding PhnE/PtxC family ABC transporter permease gives MRAPAVARPVVRRRGSPTLIGLGVLVAWAAWRATTSRDVLNTRGWSSFAEFWTAVLDPDLNADFLRLTGEAMLTTASYAVLGAVASVAVGLVGAPLLADRPWESATGSRALSACRTAARWVVRALFVVPRAIHEIIWALLLVQVLGFDPLVAVLAIAFQFGAITAKVYADLLDDADPAAFRSLRAGGAGWFTAMVYGLVPIVRRDLIGYGFYRLECAVRSAAVLGIVGLGGLGNQLDLSFESLRYDEIWTLIAALMILSGLADRWSTAVRHSGSDVAVRSSWIALLVLVPVSWWYVGIDVSALWSERTRRLFGDLVDDMLPPRLGPGGWSELIEATVDTLAMSVLATVIAVTGGLLVATVAARPHRPDDGVVRRSAGWVARLVLLLFRAVPAPVWAFLVVLVMFPGIWPGAVALGVYNTGVLGRLFAEVFDDHDDRARRQLDTAGAGPVEQFTYGVLPVCAPRLVSLAVYRWEVITRETVVVGVVGAAGLGRLMQEHLVARDFAAVTGTIGALIVLAVAIDAIGRRLRP, from the coding sequence ATGAGGGCACCCGCCGTCGCTCGACCGGTCGTGCGTCGTCGAGGTTCCCCGACGCTGATCGGGCTCGGGGTGCTCGTCGCCTGGGCGGCGTGGCGGGCCACGACGAGTCGCGACGTGCTCAACACACGCGGCTGGTCGTCGTTCGCCGAGTTCTGGACGGCGGTGCTCGACCCCGACCTGAACGCCGACTTCCTCCGGCTCACGGGCGAGGCGATGCTGACGACCGCCTCGTACGCCGTGCTCGGCGCCGTCGCGAGCGTGGCGGTCGGCCTGGTCGGGGCGCCGCTGCTGGCGGACCGCCCGTGGGAGTCGGCGACCGGATCGAGGGCACTGTCGGCCTGCCGAACCGCGGCCCGATGGGTGGTTCGGGCACTCTTCGTCGTGCCGCGCGCCATCCACGAGATCATCTGGGCACTCCTGCTCGTGCAGGTGCTCGGTTTCGACCCGCTCGTCGCGGTGCTCGCGATCGCCTTCCAGTTCGGGGCGATCACCGCGAAGGTGTATGCCGATCTTCTCGACGACGCCGACCCCGCCGCGTTCCGCTCGCTCCGGGCGGGCGGCGCCGGATGGTTCACCGCGATGGTCTACGGCTTGGTGCCGATCGTGCGACGGGATCTGATCGGGTACGGCTTCTACCGCCTCGAGTGCGCGGTCCGGTCGGCCGCCGTGCTCGGCATCGTGGGGCTCGGCGGGCTCGGGAATCAGCTCGACCTGAGCTTCGAGTCGTTGCGGTACGACGAGATCTGGACGTTGATCGCTGCGCTGATGATCCTCTCGGGCCTGGCCGATCGATGGTCGACGGCGGTGCGCCACAGCGGATCCGACGTGGCGGTGCGGTCGTCGTGGATCGCGCTGCTCGTCCTCGTTCCCGTGTCGTGGTGGTACGTCGGGATCGACGTGTCGGCGCTGTGGTCGGAACGGACCCGACGCCTGTTCGGCGACCTCGTCGACGACATGCTCCCGCCACGGCTCGGTCCGGGCGGATGGTCGGAGCTGATCGAGGCGACGGTCGACACACTCGCCATGTCGGTCCTGGCGACGGTGATCGCCGTGACGGGTGGGTTGCTGGTGGCGACGGTCGCTGCACGTCCGCACCGTCCCGACGACGGCGTGGTGCGACGCAGTGCCGGCTGGGTGGCCCGACTGGTGCTGTTGCTGTTCCGCGCCGTGCCGGCGCCGGTGTGGGCGTTCCTGGTGGTGCTCGTGATGTTCCCCGGCATCTGGCCCGGTGCCGTCGCGCTCGGCGTCTACAACACCGGCGTGTTGGGTCGCCTGTTCGCCGAGGTGTTCGACGACCACGACGACCGGGCACGCCGCCAGCTCGACACCGCCGGCGCCGGCCCGGTGGAGCAGTTCACGTACGGGGTGCTGCCGGTGTGCGCACCACGGCTCGTGTCGTTGGCGGTGTACCGGTGGGAGGTCATCACCCGCGAGACCGTGGTGGTCGGCGTCGTCGGAGCCGCGGGACTGGGTCGGCTGATGCAGGAGCACCTGGTGGCGCGCGACTTCGCCGCCGTGACCGGCACGATCGGCGCCCTGATCGTGCTCGCCGTCGCCATCGACGCCATCGGCCGCCGCCTCCGCCCCTAA